The genomic interval TATTACCAACGTTATGCAATGTATCCTTTTTTAGTTTTTGCTGAAGGATTACACAATGTAAAACCAGAATTAAAAATTTTCGAATATAAAAACAGCGTACTTCTTAAGTCCATAAATGCATTATTAAATTTAACGGACGCAGATGGAGATTTTTTTCCGTTGAATGATGGTCAAAAAGGAATGTCATATTATACAAGTGCGTTAGTTACCGCTGTAGATATTTCATATCATTATGGAAAACAAGATCCAGGATTATTAAGTATTGCAGAAAAACAAGATCGTGTTTTATTAGACGATTCTGGTTTAGCTGTTGCGCTTGGTATTAAAAATGAAAAAACGAAACCATTTAATAAAAAATCAATTAATCTTTCAGATGGGCAAGATGGAACAGAAGGAGGTGTAGGTATTCTAAGAAATGAAGATATTGAGCTTGTTTTTAAATATGCGGCTCAAGGGTCAAGTCATGGACATTATGATAAGTTATCGTATTCTTTATATGAGAAAGGAGAAGAAATCCTTCAAGATTACGGTCTATCTCGCTTTGTAAATATTGAGCAAAAAGGTGGCGGAAATTATTTAAAAGAAAATAAAACATGGGCAAAACAAACGATTGCACATAATACAGTAACGCAAAATGAAACTTCTCATTTTAAAGGTAAATACGAAATAGGAAGTGAGCATCATTCAGTATTGCATTATTTTTCTTCGGATAATGATAATATAAAAGTAGTAAGTGCTAAAGAAGACAATGCATATCCCAATACAGGAATCCTTCGAACTATGGCAGTAATTAAAGATGAAGATTTTGAAAAGCCATTTGTATTAGATGTTATGAAAATAAATTCTAATAAGGCAAATAAATATGATTTTCCATTTTACTATTTTGGTCAAGTGTTGCAAACTAATTTTGATTACAAAACACCAGAAGTATTAAAGTCTTTAGGAAATAAAAATGGATATCAACATTTATATGTAGAAGGTTCTGCAAATGTAAATAAAGAGAATTCTAAGTTTTCTTGGTTACATAATAATAAGTTTTATTCTTTAACAACAGTTACTAATAATAAAGATGAATTGCTTTTTACCAGAATTGGTGCAAACGATCCAGATTTTAATTTACGAAGAGATCCTGCTTTAATATTAAGAAGAAAAAATACTAAAAACACACTTTTTGTTTCTACAATTGAATCGCATGGTAATTATAGCCCAGTTACTGAATCTGCAGTAAATTCTAAAAGTAATATAAAAGAGTTAAAAGTAGTTTTAGATACTGATGATTATACTGCTATAGAAGTTACTACTATAAAAGGTGGTGATACAAAACTATTTATTACCGCAAATAAATCAACAACATCAAAACACAGTCTAGAGATTAACGATACTAATTACAAATGGACAGGTGCTTATTATTTTAAGTAAATAAAAAAGAATAAATTATAAATAATGAAACGATTTAGTGAAAAATACGTCATCACAAAAGATATAAAGTGGGAAGAACTTGGTGGTGGAGTCTCAAGAAAATTTTTAGGATACGATAATCAAATTATGATGGTTAGTGTGAAATTTGAGAAAGGAGCTTTAGGTTCTCCACATCAACATTTTCACACACAAGCTACCTATTGTGTTTCAGGTAAATTCGAATTTGAAATTGATGGAGTGAAGCAAGTTATAGAAGCGGGAGATGGCGTGTATATTGAACCTAACTTATTGCATAGTGCAGTTTGTTTAGAAGAAGGACAATTAATTGATACATTTAGTCCGGTAAGAGAGGATTTCTTAACAGGTGATGGTCCATCTTATTTTGGAGATAAATCTTAAGAAAAACTGTTTTTTGATTTTAATATCAATTTATAATATCCTCTTATTTTTAAGAAATTATTTATAGTAAGCATTAATAGTTTTTTAAGTCATAATAAGACTAATCTTTTAGATGATTAATGATTGTTAATCAATTTATTAACAATAAATTAATAAAAAACAACAAAATATTTTTTTTAACAAAACATTTCATATATATTTGGTAAACCAATTTGGTGAACCAGTTTGGTTTTCCAGTTAAAGAAATCAAACACCATTAATATATGAGATAAATTTGAATTAATTAAAAGCAAAAAGGATAGGTGCACGCCTATCCTTTTAAAAAAAAACTTCTTCTGAAGGAAGTATTAACCAATACATAATTTGTGAATTAAGTATTAAGTAGTATCAAAAATACGAAAATTAATTTTTCTGTATTTTTATTTTAAACTTTATTTAAGGATTATGTTAATTAAAAGAAAATTTACCCTAAGAAGGTAAATTAATTACATTTTTAAATATAAACAATTAATTATGAAATTAAAATTTAAAATAACATTATTACTAGTAATGTTAGTAAACGTTTGCTTTTATGCACAAGGTAGCTATACCATTAAAGGTACTGTTACAGCTAAAGCAGATAATTCCCCTTTACCAGGAGTATCAATTCTGATCGTAAAAACATCAAAAGGTACTGAAACTGATTTTGATGGTAATTATGCCATTCAAGTAAAAAGTGGAGATGTATTGCAATTTCAATATTTGGGATTTGCAAGTCAAACAGTAATCATTAATAATCAAAAAACGTTGAATATTAGTCTAGTAGAAGATACTAGTTCTTTAGACGAAGTGGTTGTTATTGGTTATGGTACACAAAAAAAATCACACCTTACTGGAGCAATTTCTAAAGTTGTAAACGAAAGTTTAGATCAAATAGCAGTTGCTAGGGTAGACGATGCTTTAATTGGGCAAGTTTCTGGTGTTAATATTCAAGCAACCAATGCAGAAGCGGGTGCTGCACCAACTATTACAATTAGAGGTTTTGGATCTATTACTGCCAATTCTGGACCAGCAGTTGTTGTTGATGGAGTAATAGTAGATTCAAGTTTTCTTGGAAACTTAGATATGAATGATGTTGAGTCTTTTGAAGTATTAAAAGATGCAGCCTCTGCAGCTATTTATGGTAGTGAAGGATCTAATGGTGTTATTTTGATAACAACAAAAACTGGAAAGGATGGAGATACAAAATTCTCATATAACACGTTTACAGGTTATAAGTCAGCTTTTGGAAGTGATGATTATAGAAAAAGTGTAGCAGATTGGGCAGCAAAAGAGTTTGCAGCTACAGGTGCACTTTCAGAAACTACTCAATATGCTCAAAAAATAGTAGAAGTAACGGGTATAGATAGAGATTGGCAAGATGTTTTCTTTGATGGAGGCTTCATTACAAGTCATTCTTTATCAGCAAGTGGAGGTAATAAAGATACAAAGTTTAATACGTCATTAAGATATCTTCATGATGAAGGTGTGGTAATAACAGATGATTACAAGTTGTATTCTGCGAAATTAAAAGTAAATAGTAAATTAACAGATAAATTAAAGTTTGGTTTAAGTGCTACACCTTCATATTCTAAAAGAAGAGCCTTACCTACTTCAATACACAATCCAACAAGACAATCGCCTTGGTTACCTATTTATCATACTGCAGAAACATTGCAATTTATTAATAGAGCTTCTTATCCAGATGTAGGTGTAGGTGATTATTTTTATGAAAACCATTTAGTTGAATTAGATTTAGATGGTAATGGTAGTGATAGTAGACCACGTACTTCTGGTGATGCAAATCCATATGCTCAATATGTTGAAAGAGAGTGGTTTGAGCATCAGACTAAATTATTAGGATCTACATTTTTACAATACGAGATACTAGATGGTCTTACAGCTAAAACATCATTAGGTGTTACTATAGAGCAACGTAAAAGAACAAGATGGGATGGTACAAAACATCATTCTGCTGGAAATAGTAGAGCTCAATATATCTTAAATAATAGATTTAGAACGAGATTAATTTCTGATAATACATTATCATACAATACCAATATTGGTGATCATGATATTAGTATTTTGGCAGGTGTAACTGTACAAAAAAGAAAAAATGAAGTAAGTCAAATTACTGGAACAGGGTATACTAATGACTTATTAAAAAACTTGCAAGGGGCTACAACATTAGTTTCAAATGGAGAGTTTAATATTGTGCAAAACAAAATAGGATATTTTGGTAGAATTAATTACGCATTTTCTGATAAATATTTAGTTTCGGCTTCATTTAGACGTGATGGTAGTTCTGTTTTTGGAATTGATTCTAAATGGGGTAACTTTCCAGCTGTATCATTAGGGTGGAATGTAACGAATGAAGATTTTCTTTCAGAATCTGAAACACTAAGTAAATTAAAATTAAGGGTTAGTTATGGTCTTACTGGATCAGAAAACTTTAATGTAGGTAGTGTTACAGTTAATGCTTGGCCTTATTTGGCACAGTTAACAAATACAAATGCTATTATTAATGGAGGTGTTACTGCTGGTAATTCACCACTAAATATTGCAAATCCTTTATTACAATGGGAAGCATCTGAAGAATTTAATCCAGGTATTGATTTTGGGTTTTTAAATAATAGAATTACTGGATCTTTAGATTATTATAAAAGAACAAGTGATAAGTTATTATTAAACAACCCTGTTTCTTATGTTACAGGTTTTAATAATGGAATTGTAAATTTAGGAAAAGTAGCAAATAGTGGTATTGAACTTGAATTAAGAAGTAAAAATGTTGCCAACGAGAATTTCTCTTGGAATACTTCGTTAATTGCTTCTACAAACAAAAATGAATTACTTGATTATGGTGAGTCTGATGGAGCGTTAACTCAAGATGGATTTGGTAGAAATTCAGAATGGATCAATTCTGTAGGTAATCCTATCTCTTCTTTCTATGGGTATGTAGTAGATAAAGAATTAGCAGATGAATACTGGAACTCTCCTTGGATTCCAATTAACGGTAAATCAGAAGATATTATTGTTAAAGATTTAAATGGAGATGGTATCATCACAAATGCAGATAAAACTATTTTAGGAGATCCCTATCCAGAAATTACTTGGAGTTTAACAAATGATTTCAATATTGGAAACTTTGACTTTTCTTTTATGATTCAAGGAAGTCAAGGAGCAGAAGTAAAAAATATTGGTGACCAATATTTCTATACTCACTGGACTGGTGCAACTACAGATGAACAAGCAGTTGTAACAGCAGGAATTATTCCAGATGCTTCATTTCTTCAACCAAGAATTCATACAAACGATATAATTTCTAGTGCAGGTTATTTTTCATTGAGAAATGTAAATTTAGGATTTACATTACCGGATGATGTTGTATCAAAATTAGGAATGCAAAGTTTAAGATTGTATGCGACGGGTCAGAACTTACTTTACATAACTTCTGATGACTATCATGGTTTTAATCCAGAGTATATTGATAGTAATAATACACCTACATCTTATGGAGCGCAAAGAGCTGGAACGCCTTTGTTTAGAACCATTTCGGTTGGTTTAAACGTTAATTTTTAATTAGAAAAAATAGTAATTATGAAATATATAAAATTATTAATTTTTGTTATAACAGGAGCAATGTTTGTCTCTTGTGATACAGATGAGTTTTTAAACCCATTGCCAGATACTTCTATAGTATCAGAAAACTTTTTTCAATCTGATGATGATGTTTTATCTGGAATTATAGGTGTTTATGATGCTATACAAGGGGTAAATGAGAATACACAGTCAAGTTCTGTGAGATTTAATAGAGGTGTACAATTAGAATACCTTTTAACCGAACATCGTTCTGACAATACAAGAAGTAAAACACTTGAAGGGTCTAGAGCAGATTTTCATAGATATATAGTTGAGCCAGAGAATATTCAATCAGAAGATTATTACCAATCTATGTATGAGATTATTTTTAGAGCAAATAACGTTTTAAAGTATGTTGACAATGCAGATGCTGCGAATATTAATAAATATACGGCCGAAGCTAAGTTTTTAAGAGCCTATGCATATTTTAACTTAGTACGATTATATGGAGATGTACCATTGTTAACTAGAGTAGCAAGTTCAGATGAAAAAGAACTTCTTTATACAAGAGTAGATGTTGCTAAAGTTTATGAGCAAATTGTTTCAGATTTAAAAGAGGGAGTTTCTTATTTAGATAATTCACATAAATCTAGAGCATCTAAAGCTGCAGCTCAAGGAATTTTAGCTAAAGTTTATTTATCACAACCATCTCCTAATTATTCTGGAGCTAAAGCATTATGTGAAGCTATAATGGGTAGTGGTTTTTCTTTACAATCAAACTTTAGTGATGTATTTTACAAAGAATTAAACAGCGAAATTATTTTTGCTATAGAGTATATTGCTGGAGACCCTAATGAAAGTCAAGGATTTTCATCAGAGTTTACATCTTTTAAACGTCAAGGTAGACAAGATGGTCTTAACATAGTTAATCCAAACCTTGCTGTAGACTTTATTGCACATGGAGGAAATAGAACGACAGCATCTTATGCAGCTTTTGGGGATGATGTTAATCTTCCTGTACCATTAGATGCAGAGATAATTAAATTCTTACCTTTTGGATCAAATATTTCAGATAGAAATCTTCCTACTTATGGTGAACAACCTGGAAATGCAGGTAACGATTGGATTATTTTACGATATTCAGATGTATTATTAATGCATGCTGAAGCAATTATGCAAGGAAATCCTACAAATGATACAAGTGCAATAGATTCTTATATGAAGGTAAAAGTAAGAGCAGGATTTGACGCTGTAGCAGATCGTCCTTCAGCTTTAACTGTTGATGCTTTATTATTAGAAAGAAGAGTAGAATTAGCTTTTGAAAATCATCGATTCTTTGATTTAGTAAGGTTAGGTGTAGCACATCAAGTATTAGGTGCACACGCTACATTAAAAGGATATACGAGCTATAATGTCAGAAGATTATTATTACCTATACCTTCAAGAGAAATTAATTTAAGTGAAGGTTTGTTGACTCAAAATCCGCAATAACAATATAAAACTTTATAAATTATGAAAAATCAATTAAATATTTTCAAAAAAACCATAAAGCTCGTTTTATGCTTATCAATTATGGTAGTATCGGTAAGTTGTGAAGATGCTTTTGAGTTTGATTTACCAGAAGCAGGATCTATAGCTGATACAAGTTTGCCAGTAGCAAACTTTGCATATATACCAAATGCTGAGAATTTCAGGATAATAGAATTTAATAACTTATCAGCAGAATCTATCAATTATCTTTGGGATTTTGGTGGAGGAGATACCTCTACAGATAAAGATCCTAAATATACATTTGCTGCAGGAGAAGGGACATACCCTGTTACATTAACAGCAATTGATGGTAATGAAGCTTCGACTACAGTAACACTCGATGTAATTGTAGTAGATAAGTTTGTTCCAATCCCAGTAACTATAATAAATGGAGATTTTAATGACGGTCAAAATGATTGGAAATTCTCTTCATTTACAGGAGGAACAACGAGTCCTTACAACTCTAGTTCTGACGGTTCTTTTACAAACTATGATGGATCTGATAATGGCGCAAAAACAAAAGGTGCTAAATGGACTAAATCTACTTCAGCTGGTGTCTATTTAAGTTCAAATACTAGATTTGCTTACCAGGCTATTAATGTTTCTGAAACTACAGCAGATAGAACGGTAAAATACATTTTAGAATATGAATATGCTATTAAGACTCCTGCTGAACAGGCTGGTGTTGCCGCAGGTGGTAATAGAATTATTTCTGAAGTATTAGATGGTCATTTTGACGATGGAAAAGATGCAATTGCAAGTACTCCATTGAAACAATTTATAGCCAATGAGGTAAAAGGTAAAACTGGACATACAACAGTTAAACAAGAATTTACTACAAATGCTAGTGGTGAAGTTTCTATAGTGTTTTACGCTGTAACGGATGTTGATGTATATATTGACAATGTTAAAGTATATGCAGCAGATTAATTTTCAGAAAGTAAAAAAAATATAAAACTTATAATTATGAATTTATTAAAAAAAGGAATATATACTTTGTTGATTGCAGGAGCTGTAATTTCTTGTGAAGACGACAATGATATTTTTAGACCTGTTGAAAGTCAAAAAGGTTCAGGGCTTACTGAAATTTCATTTTCTAGCTTTACTGCAAAGGTAGGAGCTGATGCCAATGGTGTTGAAGATGGAACTTATGTAACAGTACAACCATTAACTATAGGAGCATCTACAATTACAATAGATTTTGGTGCTGGTAGTTCACCAGTAACTATAGAACAAGGAGGTTCTGCATCTTATGATTATCCTAATAATGTTGCTTCTGCAACATATACTATAAACGTAACTGCTAATTCAGCGAGTTTAGGAAGTGTTAGTAAGACTGAAGATATAACAATTGTACATAAAGCTTCGGCTGTTGCTTCTGCACCAGCTTCACCTACTGTAGGTCTTGAAGAAGTATTATCTATTTATAGTGGAGGTATTGAACTTAATGATGCAACAATTTCTTATAGGTATTCAGCATCAGGAGCAGATTATAAAAAAGGAGCTGCTCAATACGCAGAAGTTACAACTGATTCTGGTAATAAAGTTATTCAGTATTCTCGTCTTAGTCAAAGTGTTGGAGCATCTATTGGATTAGATGAAGTTGTTGTTGCAGATGCATTTGAGTCTGGAGTTGCGGCTACAAAAATTCATTTTGATGTTCACTCTGATTTTGCTGTAGGTATTGATAAATTAAAAATATCTTTAGTAAATGGTACTACAGAATATGTATATAATAAAGATTTAACAGATGGTGAATGGGTTAGTTTAGACTTAGATTTAGCTACAGATTTTTCTGCACCCGTTGTAAAGTTTGATGAAATAAAATTTGAATTAGGAGCTGGAGGAACTGCAAAAGATGCTGCAAGTCTTAGTGTAGATAATGTTTATTTAGAAAAACCTATTACATCAACGATATTAAATGGTGATTTTGATGCCAAAACAGATCATTGGAGGTTTACAACTTTTACAGATGGAACTACAACTCCTTTTGGATCTAGTTCTGATGGTTCTTGGACTAATTATGATGGTACCGATAATGGATCTAAAACAAAAGGAGCAAAATGGACTTCAAGTCAATCTGGAGGATATCTTGCAACTGCAAATACTAGATATGGATACCAAGCATTAAAATTAACACCTAATACAGATTATATTCTAGAATATGAATATGCTATTAAAGATGATACTGCTGATGACCCAATTGGAGGTAGAAGAATGGTAGGTGTAGTTTTAGATAGTCACTACACAGATGGAGCAGATGCTGTTAAAAACATTGGTTCTAATTTAGGAAGTCATGTAGGTACAATAGCTGAAGGGAAGTTTAATGCTACAAGAGGTACTAAAGTTACACTTGAATTTACTTCAAATGATAACGGTGAAGTTGCTGTATTATTTTACGCAGTAACACCAAAGGATGCTTGGGTTGATAATGTAAAAGTATATCTTAAGTAAGAAGTTTAAATGAAGCGTTTTTTCAAAACATTTTGTTTAAGTTTAATACTATCAATATTTCTATTTGGTAGCGCTAGTTGTTTTTCACAAGACAACAGCGTTACTAAATCGGAAATAAAAGTTGATTCAAAAAAGAAAAAAAGAAAGAAAAAGAAAAAAAGAAAAAAAGTTAAACTTCCAAAAATTGATTTAAGTCATTGGAAAGTTACTTTGCCAGTTCAAAATGAAAAAGGGAAACCGTATGAAATTGGACCTCCAGAAATTTTAAATTTTGCATCAAATGAAATTGCAAAGCCTTATATGTATATAGATTCATTAAAAGGAGCAATTGTATTTCATGCAATGCCAACAAATTCTAAAACTAGAAATACAAAGTACACTAGATCAGAATTAAGAGAGCAAATGGTTCCTGGAGATAATAATACAAATTGGACCTTTAAGCAAGGTGGTTATATGAAAGCTAAAATTGCCATGGAAAAATCGACAAGAGATTCAAATGGTAAATATCATAGAACTATTATTATGCAAATTCATGGTAGGTTAACAAATGAACAAAGAGATTTAATAGGAGAAGATGATAATAATGCACCGCCAATATTGAAAATATATTGGGATAAAGGAAAAATTAGAGTTAAGACTAAAGTGCTAAAAAACTTAAATGCTACTTATCAACAAATGTTACATGAGGATGCTTGGGGAAATGATAGAGGATTTAATTTTGAACAAGAAGTAGGTTTTAGAAAATTTACATTAGAAGTTAAAGTATCAGATGGTAAAATGGTAATCATTTTAAATAAAAATGAATACAAAGTGTATGAGAATATTCATATTAAGAAATGGGGAGTTTTTGAGAATTATTTTAAAGCTGGAAACTATTTTCAATCAAGAGATAAAGGATCTTTTTCAAAAGTGAAATTTTATCAACTAGAAGTATCTCATTAAATTAGTTTTTATATATTTATAAATTAAACTCTGGTTAACCAATTAGTAAATAACATATGAAATTAGAAGTACTTACAAAAAACGAAAATTTAACGGTTCAGAACTCAATAATCATAGGTATTAGAGAGCTTATAAATTATAAAAATTTAGAGCCTGGTGATAAATTGCCATCGGAGAGAATGCTTTCTGAAAAGTTTGAAGTAAGTAGGTCTAATTTAAGAGAAGCAATTCAAAAATTAGAATTTTATGGATTGTTGATTTCTAAGCCTCAAAGTGGAACTTTTGTTGCAGATATTGGAGTGATTGCTTTAAACGGAATGATTGAAGATATTTTACGATTAGAGGATCCAGATTTTAAATCTTTAGTAGAAACAAGAATTTTACTAGAATTAAAGACTGTAAGATTAGCAGCTTTAAGAAG from Lutibacter sp. Hel_I_33_5 carries:
- a CDS encoding FadR/GntR family transcriptional regulator, which produces MKLEVLTKNENLTVQNSIIIGIRELINYKNLEPGDKLPSERMLSEKFEVSRSNLREAIQKLEFYGLLISKPQSGTFVADIGVIALNGMIEDILRLEDPDFKSLVETRILLELKTVRLAALRRTDEDLAQLKEALEAYKIKVENGEDAVQEDLLFHLAVAKASGNSTMNTFMLIITPEIITNFEKYHVCDTNLSQKGINEHQDIYDAILNQNPKLAKQKMKVHFKTLYQYCYNI
- a CDS encoding polysaccharide lyase family 7 protein yields the protein MKRFFKTFCLSLILSIFLFGSASCFSQDNSVTKSEIKVDSKKKKRKKKKKRKKVKLPKIDLSHWKVTLPVQNEKGKPYEIGPPEILNFASNEIAKPYMYIDSLKGAIVFHAMPTNSKTRNTKYTRSELREQMVPGDNNTNWTFKQGGYMKAKIAMEKSTRDSNGKYHRTIIMQIHGRLTNEQRDLIGEDDNNAPPILKIYWDKGKIRVKTKVLKNLNATYQQMLHEDAWGNDRGFNFEQEVGFRKFTLEVKVSDGKMVIILNKNEYKVYENIHIKKWGVFENYFKAGNYFQSRDKGSFSKVKFYQLEVSH
- a CDS encoding alginate lyase family protein — translated: MSSNKFFFIIFVFTFSFSCKSEKEIQTKNITNQHPSLILTSQGVKDIRAQLGSIPIFDKTLAKVKAEVDAEIASGIEVPIPKDYSGGYTHSRHKQNWFILQKAGVLYQILDDEKYAKYVKDMLMQYEAMYKKLPLHPKTRSYARGKLFWQCLNDSNWLVYVSQAYDCIYNYLTEEERNKLETNLFRPFADHISIDSPQFYQRVHNHSTWGNAAVGMIGLVMNDEELIQRALYGIKGVNLNTKEKDDDGGFLNKDGKAGFLANIEEPFSPDGYYNEGPYYQRYAMYPFLVFAEGLHNVKPELKIFEYKNSVLLKSINALLNLTDADGDFFPLNDGQKGMSYYTSALVTAVDISYHYGKQDPGLLSIAEKQDRVLLDDSGLAVALGIKNEKTKPFNKKSINLSDGQDGTEGGVGILRNEDIELVFKYAAQGSSHGHYDKLSYSLYEKGEEILQDYGLSRFVNIEQKGGGNYLKENKTWAKQTIAHNTVTQNETSHFKGKYEIGSEHHSVLHYFSSDNDNIKVVSAKEDNAYPNTGILRTMAVIKDEDFEKPFVLDVMKINSNKANKYDFPFYYFGQVLQTNFDYKTPEVLKSLGNKNGYQHLYVEGSANVNKENSKFSWLHNNKFYSLTTVTNNKDELLFTRIGANDPDFNLRRDPALILRRKNTKNTLFVSTIESHGNYSPVTESAVNSKSNIKELKVVLDTDDYTAIEVTTIKGGDTKLFITANKSTTSKHSLEINDTNYKWTGAYYFK
- a CDS encoding RagB/SusD family nutrient uptake outer membrane protein, with translation MKYIKLLIFVITGAMFVSCDTDEFLNPLPDTSIVSENFFQSDDDVLSGIIGVYDAIQGVNENTQSSSVRFNRGVQLEYLLTEHRSDNTRSKTLEGSRADFHRYIVEPENIQSEDYYQSMYEIIFRANNVLKYVDNADAANINKYTAEAKFLRAYAYFNLVRLYGDVPLLTRVASSDEKELLYTRVDVAKVYEQIVSDLKEGVSYLDNSHKSRASKAAAQGILAKVYLSQPSPNYSGAKALCEAIMGSGFSLQSNFSDVFYKELNSEIIFAIEYIAGDPNESQGFSSEFTSFKRQGRQDGLNIVNPNLAVDFIAHGGNRTTASYAAFGDDVNLPVPLDAEIIKFLPFGSNISDRNLPTYGEQPGNAGNDWIILRYSDVLLMHAEAIMQGNPTNDTSAIDSYMKVKVRAGFDAVADRPSALTVDALLLERRVELAFENHRFFDLVRLGVAHQVLGAHATLKGYTSYNVRRLLLPIPSREINLSEGLLTQNPQ
- a CDS encoding TonB-dependent receptor, encoding MKLKFKITLLLVMLVNVCFYAQGSYTIKGTVTAKADNSPLPGVSILIVKTSKGTETDFDGNYAIQVKSGDVLQFQYLGFASQTVIINNQKTLNISLVEDTSSLDEVVVIGYGTQKKSHLTGAISKVVNESLDQIAVARVDDALIGQVSGVNIQATNAEAGAAPTITIRGFGSITANSGPAVVVDGVIVDSSFLGNLDMNDVESFEVLKDAASAAIYGSEGSNGVILITTKTGKDGDTKFSYNTFTGYKSAFGSDDYRKSVADWAAKEFAATGALSETTQYAQKIVEVTGIDRDWQDVFFDGGFITSHSLSASGGNKDTKFNTSLRYLHDEGVVITDDYKLYSAKLKVNSKLTDKLKFGLSATPSYSKRRALPTSIHNPTRQSPWLPIYHTAETLQFINRASYPDVGVGDYFYENHLVELDLDGNGSDSRPRTSGDANPYAQYVEREWFEHQTKLLGSTFLQYEILDGLTAKTSLGVTIEQRKRTRWDGTKHHSAGNSRAQYILNNRFRTRLISDNTLSYNTNIGDHDISILAGVTVQKRKNEVSQITGTGYTNDLLKNLQGATTLVSNGEFNIVQNKIGYFGRINYAFSDKYLVSASFRRDGSSVFGIDSKWGNFPAVSLGWNVTNEDFLSESETLSKLKLRVSYGLTGSENFNVGSVTVNAWPYLAQLTNTNAIINGGVTAGNSPLNIANPLLQWEASEEFNPGIDFGFLNNRITGSLDYYKRTSDKLLLNNPVSYVTGFNNGIVNLGKVANSGIELELRSKNVANENFSWNTSLIASTNKNELLDYGESDGALTQDGFGRNSEWINSVGNPISSFYGYVVDKELADEYWNSPWIPINGKSEDIIVKDLNGDGIITNADKTILGDPYPEITWSLTNDFNIGNFDFSFMIQGSQGAEVKNIGDQYFYTHWTGATTDEQAVVTAGIIPDASFLQPRIHTNDIISSAGYFSLRNVNLGFTLPDDVVSKLGMQSLRLYATGQNLLYITSDDYHGFNPEYIDSNNTPTSYGAQRAGTPLFRTISVGLNVNF
- a CDS encoding PKD domain-containing protein, with protein sequence MKNQLNIFKKTIKLVLCLSIMVVSVSCEDAFEFDLPEAGSIADTSLPVANFAYIPNAENFRIIEFNNLSAESINYLWDFGGGDTSTDKDPKYTFAAGEGTYPVTLTAIDGNEASTTVTLDVIVVDKFVPIPVTIINGDFNDGQNDWKFSSFTGGTTSPYNSSSDGSFTNYDGSDNGAKTKGAKWTKSTSAGVYLSSNTRFAYQAINVSETTADRTVKYILEYEYAIKTPAEQAGVAAGGNRIISEVLDGHFDDGKDAIASTPLKQFIANEVKGKTGHTTVKQEFTTNASGEVSIVFYAVTDVDVYIDNVKVYAAD
- a CDS encoding cupin domain-containing protein, with the translated sequence MKRFSEKYVITKDIKWEELGGGVSRKFLGYDNQIMMVSVKFEKGALGSPHQHFHTQATYCVSGKFEFEIDGVKQVIEAGDGVYIEPNLLHSAVCLEEGQLIDTFSPVREDFLTGDGPSYFGDKS